The window gaccatttattctgtttttgagcaattgtttccaatacaaatgtattgaattcccccatttaaatctttaaatgccgttttctcaaaatcagtttttttttttttttttttccagtacagtgaaccctcgctataacgcggttcacccTTCACGGTCTcactgcttcacggatttgcatcgtgttctgcattctgattggctaaacagtctcccTGCTTCTTCTCTATTTGtttgtcaataacgttgcggtttaatatgtaccGTACACGTACGTAAAACAGCTTGCCAAATCTCTTGCTATTTCAAGTTTCTCTGAAACCCATAATGTCGACAAAACGTTCTGCACCGACAAAGGCACTTGCGGTCGGGCCCAAAAGGCAGAGGAAGATGCTTACTATCACAGAAAAAGTTAAACTTCTGGACATGCTAAAGGAAGGTAGAAGCTATGCCGCTGTAGGTCGTCATTACGGAATTAATGAATCTTCCGTTCGTTCCATAAAGAAGGAGGAAAATAACAGAAGGACGACAGCAGCAATAAGTTTCAGTAAGGATGCAAAAAGGGTTGCAACTGTCCGCAACAAGACAATGGTAAGGATGGAGTCTGCATTAGCTTTGTGGATTAAtgactgcagaaaaaaaaaacattacgcTGGATACGAACGTTATCTGCACAAAAGCTAGAACACTGTATCAAACCTTTGCTGACAGTGACAGGGAAGAGGAGGATGCAGATACCGGGCCATCATCAAGTGCTGTTCACGCAGTACCAAGCGCATTTAATGCTAGCAAGGGCTGGTTTGAAAAATTTAAGAAACGCTTTGGacttgaaaatgtttctctgcaCGGAGAGATCGCCTCTGCGAATACCGCTGGAGCAGAAGCGTTCGTGAACAATAAATTTAAAGCGATCATTGAGGAAGGGGGATATAAGCCTGAACAAGTTTTTAATATGGATGAGACCGGCTTATTTTGGAAACGAATGCCCTCCCGCACCTTCATCATGCAGGAAGAAGCCAAAGCCCCAGGATTTAAAGCCCAAAAAGATCGTTTGACTCTGGTTATGTGCGGAAATGCTGCAGGTTTTATCATGAAACCAGGGCTTATTTATAGGTCTAAAAATCCCAgagcactgaaaaacaaaaataaggaTGCTTTGCCCCTTTACTGGATGCACAAGGCAAAGGCTTGGATGACCAAAATCGCTCAATCTGGATTGGTTCAAACACTGTTTCATCCCGGAGGTCAAGTGTTATTTGAGAGGAAAAGGACTAGACTTTAAAGTGCTTCTGCTCGTTGACAACGCCGGAGGTCACGCTGGTGATTTGGCATATGAAGGTGTGCAAATCGAATTTCTGCTGCCAAACACTACATCCCTGATTCAGCCCATGGACCAAGGCATCATCCGTGCTTTCAAGGCTCTCTATACGCGCAACAccctgcaacatcttgttgagGCTATGACTCGGATCAAGATTTCTCACTAACGGACTACTGGCGTGGATACACCATCGcgtcatgtctccaaaatattCAGAGGGCCATTCAGGAGATGAAAACTGAAACTTTGAATGCCTGCTGGAAAAAACTGTGGCCAGAGGCAGTGCAAAACCCAACCGGAGGCTCGCTTGACGAGATCCATCACTCTGCCGTAGATGCAGCTGTGAATCTCGCTAAACAGCTTGGAGGAGACGGCTTTAATGACATGACTCCGGATGACATTAATGCCCTGATTGATGCAGACGCACATCCGCTGACCGATGCAGACCTGGCAGATATGACAAAGCCACCAAGCGACGATgaaagagaagaggaagaagaggacacAAGTGTGGATAAAGATGAGGAGGATGGACTAACACTTGGTCGCTTAGCAACAATGCTGAGAATGGCCACTGAACTTCAGCGAGCAGCTCAAGAATGGGACCCTTTGATGAgccgttcattacagttctcaaacttaatcgatggtggcatgtcggtatataagaATCTTTTtactcagaagaaaaaaaaaaaaaagagacaactaccgataactatgttcttctctcgaaaaaacacacctgcaccgcgggctttaggagaaaaaaaacgctacagagcggagtcaggatgcagcggctcagtcagaagagcagtgaaacaCACGCGAGTCACcatttgtcctactgtactttttttaatcatttttcattttctcccgttctaatccaatgactcgggtcgcggtggggcggtgctgatctccgcaatttgaagccttcagttcgtattgatgattaaaattattattttacagtaggcctacagtagttaattgtaaaaaaaaaaaaacaaacaaaaaaaacaacgtttatacagtacttttatttgttaaacaaatgcttgggcctgtaaaaatgttttgttctttggtttcaatgtgtTATGGGGTATTTCactgtataataattgtaacaaaataaagttttctacttcacggatttcgcctatcacgggttctttttggaacgtaacccccgcgaaaaacgagggttcactgtatcgatatctcagcctatggagcacctactaacaccaaactttccaggtATACACTTAACAGTATTccaaagatatttacagaaggatttgttgataaatcattcctggcctgatttatgtgacattataataaaaacataTGGCGAAAATCTATGTTTTTTAgtctatggacagtatattttgatttcctagaaaatgaaagcagatatcctgaaatccttcTGTAATCTTTTCATtatgtgtgtaaacaaaatgaaaaaagaattttgcacctggctttatcatatgttcagatctagcttctggaaatatatgcaaatgtgcacatatttaatgagataatgcctcatttgcataattaaacatacacatttctaaaacttgtaatcgttttttttttttcatacttatataagtaatcaactgaggaagtttcaaggtgatatctattattttaaaatattaccctattcacctgtagtgtctcgccttaataaAAGAAAACTGTTAAGCTATTAAACTTACAATGAACAgactgttaaaagaagaggggatgctaagCATTGCCCCATCCCACCTTGAGACGAGTTGCATCCATTAAATTTAGTATGAACTCATTCTTTTCATCAAAGAGAACATTGTTTTCTGttatattgtgaataaaatttAAGAGCTTTGGAAAAAAAGCCTTCTGATTTGAATTCAGCATCCCAGATCTTTGGAACTGGAGTTTTATCTATAGAGGAGTCTCAACATGAGCCCTTCAAAGATTATGTGCATCATCTTAACCAAGCGGCAGAGGTGGTTGATAAAACAAAGTTACCTGGCATAGCCAATGATGAGGCTGCCAAACACCGTTCCAATTCCAGCTCCTGAACCAGCAACACCGACTGTGGCAGCACCAGCACCAATAAATTTGGCAGCAGTGTCGATGTCCCGGGTGATGGCGCTGGTCTGGAAGAAGCGGGTTAGGCCTGCACATGGACCGACTGGCATCAGGGCCTAAAGCAGGGAGGTGGAGGTtaaagaaactgcagtggatgACACTACTGCAGTAAGTCCCAGTGAATATTTACCAGTCTCAATTACTTTTAGCCATTCAATCTATTCAATTTGGTTCACTCCAAGTTCTATAGCATAATTAGTAGGGGTGgaacgatatgctttggtcacgattcgattgtgtcacgattctttttttttttggggggggggggggggggggggggcttttcaTGCcaataggacagtgtgagagagacaggaatgcaaggggcagagagaggggagacatgcagcaaagggccgctcggtgcggtactcaaaccggggccagctgcagcgaggactaagcctctgtacatggggcggctgcttaacccactacgccaccgaccgcccctgtatcacgattcgatataatcagtaattgcaattttcttcctctttaaaaaaaaaaaaaaaaaagttgaatcatacactcctagaatgaatgtcgttcccataaacaatgcacatcagtctgtgtcagtcagtccagcagctgacatttatttcaactgagacaaaaagaggtgcttaacatgtacagcatttaGTTTAAGTTTACAGTcacaaaattaattgaaatatgCACATAGCACAAATGTGGACTAGTCTTAACATAACTTCATGTTATGAATTGAAGAAGTTTTTCTGGATACGAATATGACGTAATATATttatgggagaaaaaaaaaaaaagaaaaaaaaaaaaaaatgatatgtacatgaatcgatttttttcgcccacccctaataaTTAGTCAAAACATTCAGTATGAAGACTGGCTTATTGGACTGTTATTTTTCATTAATatggaacaacaacaacaacaagttaAAATGATAAACAGTGAAATTATTAGCCAACTGCAAAAACACTTCTTGGCACAGCTGGAGCCAAAAATATTTATtcctatatattttatatattgcAACCTAATAATAATTCCATGTGTGAACAAAGTAGAGTTGGTCGCCATTTACCGGTCTTTGGTTGAGAAGCAGCCTGACCTCATTTCCCTTTCACAGGCTGAGCAAATCTCAAAGGCTCTGAGACTCCTCGGCTACTCCAACATGAAACACTTGTACTTTTGTAAGGTTTAAAGATAGACACACTATGCACATGTTGTACCACGGTCATGGCCAAACTTTAGTTAGAGAACTAGTTTGCCAACTCAACTATCAACTTCAAAACATGAAACTCTAGAATGAGCCTTCAACAGTATGATTAATTACTTCTGGGAAGGAAGATGTACCGATGGAACTGCGGCACGTCTGCCAGCAGCATTTTAAAGGTAGAAATCAACTAAACAAAGTTCAGTACATGAAACATTGGAGGTGGAAAGGAAGAGCTGTGGTTTATTAGAATCTTGGCTcacaaggttgtttttttttttcttttgagggTGTGTCTGACTCTCAGAAAGCAAATGCATGAACATGTACATGATATCTCCAGTATGACAAAACAAACGTTTCTCTTCTTAAAGCACCACTGAACAGTTTTCTGTCCTTTCAAAGGAAATCTTGAGGTTAACTGTAAAACGATCAGTTTATCACCAGGTCATTTATCAGTGATGCAAGAAAGTTGGATAAGATATGAAAGCCTTGTGGAAAAGTCAACTGTGACAACGCTTTTAAGAGTTTGAGTTAGGagtctctgtgtctgtgacaGCGTTTTAAGTCCTCCACCAACATGTTCCTGATGCTCGTCATGTTGCTACGGATACACTTTGTGAGCAAGAGAACCGCGGGTGAAAGTACCAACCTGCTGCTCCACTGGGGCTTCAGGTCTGTTGAAGAGGGAGACGGAGACTGGCCGGACGAGGACTCTGGACCCCCCACGCAACTACAGACGAGCAGACATATTTGGAGAGACGACATGTAACGCACTTCCAAAATGGGACACGATTTTGACATTTAAGAACAAAGTTTGTGGCTATGTTAACGGCACAGCAAAATTAACGGGAGCCATTAAAAGCTAAATGAATGCTGTATGATACGGGATAGAAATGCAACCACACGTGACTGACAGTCTGCATTTTTAGTCAATCTATTTAGTCCTAAAAATTGGAATCCCTTTAACAAGTCCTTTCTCAAATCAGTATTCTGAGCTTGGTAAATTGAGGAATGCTGTGATTTGTCAATAAAATTGATTTTTCTATACATTCCTGGGTTTATGTTTCAATTGTAAATCAACCGATCTAAATGGTACCAGACTTTAGGAGCTTCCCAAGGCCAATGTGCTTCAATACAGTGTACCAGATATACACTGAACTTTGTACTCCAAAACACCTCCATGAATGACATGTCCAA is drawn from Odontesthes bonariensis isolate fOdoBon6 chromosome 21, fOdoBon6.hap1, whole genome shotgun sequence and contains these coding sequences:
- the atp5mc1 gene encoding ATP synthase F(0) complex subunit C1, mitochondrial → MYACSKFVTSPAVLRGGSRVLVRPVSVSLFNRPEAPVEQQALMPVGPCAGLTRFFQTSAITRDIDTAAKFIGAGAATVGVAGSGAGIGTVFGSLIIGYARNPSLKQQLFSYAILGFALSEAMGLFCLMVAFLILFAM